One Aspergillus oryzae RIB40 DNA, chromosome 2 genomic window carries:
- a CDS encoding uncharacterized protein (sexual differentiation process protein ISP4) — protein sequence MAVECKEAIANPEPEPELGDKSDATEKDDSKALHYTNLCTLVLITNAAGSSVGEILRAAGIDTEDDDPTEAVLTLRMWVLGIGFCIVVSGLNTLYTLRNPSITISSAVVLLLAYPLGKLWEKAIPSWNVPLGAWSFNLNPGPFNKKEHILVYVMSNLSIYVRLGADVLTEQQMFFGYKAGWGFQIPMTLAGFFVGLSLAGIFRSLVVLPHELVWPGLLGTSALTSTLHESKKKDAQAIESFGYTTWKISRYAFFSLVFCISFCWYWFPDFIFPALSYFAFPCWIAPKNTVVNQLFGMKSGMGLLPLTFDWSQISYVGSPLVVPSWAIVNVFGALVFWIWIVAVACYYTNTWYSAYLPFQSSSVFDNTGSTYSASKIVNKASRYQLDVAKYEAYSPVFMPVTYALNMFGLSFATLTSLVVWMFLEKRQEIADAMRRVQHKFVTGNLKEIFAPDNSPNAEVPMWWYLCTTLLALFLAIFSVEYWDVELRWYGALLACAVALSFFSPLALVYATANQKINIDIFCRIVAGFVFEGRVLANIWFFNLGYVTTIKGLYFCQDMKLGIYFNIPPRKLFIAQCGGIIAGTLSSVSVLNWGLGNIEGVCTTDAVNGFSCPFSRTHFNTSLIWGAIGPRRFFNNKIGYHSLLYFFIIGAVLPVIVFIARRRYPKNVILQKFHVPLFLGGLNYLPPATGTTYGSWALVGLAFGWIIRKRLYAWWYKYNFVLSAALDSSVSVAGVVIFFAIFFSGASSHFSWWGTKVYKDTCDWRGCSYLPIPESGKFA from the exons ATGGCTGTCGAGTGCAAGGAAGCGATTGCCAAcccagagccagagccggAGTTGGGGGATAAGTCAGACGCTACCGAGAAAGATGACAGTAAGGCACTGCACTACACAAACTTATGTACTCTTGTGCTCATAACAAATGCTGCAGGCTCTTCGGTCGGTGAGATTTTACGGGCAGCTGGCATTGACACGGAGGACGATGATCCAACCGAGGCCGTACTGACTTTGCGGATGTGGGTGCTGGGAATTGGGTTCTGTATCGTCGTCAGCGGTCTAAATACACTGTATACTTTGAGAAACCCGTCTATCACTATCTCATCAGCAGTCGTGCTTTTGCTGGCTTATCCGCTCGGCAAGCTATGGGAGAAAGCCATACCAAGTTGGAACGTACCGCTTGGCGCGTGGTCCTTCAACCTGAACCCGGGCCCGTTTAATAAGAAG GAGCATATCCTGGTGTACGTCATGTCGAATTTAAGTATCTACGTTCGTCTCGGCGCAGATGTCTTGACCGAACAACAAATGTTCTTCGGCTATAAAGCTGGGTGGGGATTCCAAATCCCTATGACCTTGGCGGGCTTCTTCGTCGGGCTGTCGCTGGCGGGAATATTTCGATCGCTCGTCGTTCTACCTCATGAACTCGTGTGGCCGGGACTCCTGGGTACCTCAGCCCTCACATCTACGCTCCATGaatcgaaaaagaaggatgcTCAGGCGAT TGAAAGCTTCGGCTACACAACCTGGAAGATATCCCGTTATGCCTTTTTCAGCTTGGTATTTTGTATCTCATTCTGCTGGTACTGGTTCCCGGACTTCATCTTTCCCGCTCTGAGCTACTTTGCATTTCCATGCTGGATCGCACCAAAGAACACAGTTGTAAACCAGTTATTTGGGATGAAGAGCGGCATGGGTCTCTTGCCACTCACTTTCGATT GGAGTCAAATATCCTATGTCGGATCTCCTCTCGTGGTCCCATCTTGGGCAATTGTGAATGTCTTCGGAGCACTAGTGTTCTGGATCTGGATCGTCGCTGTTGCTTGTTACTATACCAATACGTGGTACTCCGCCTACCTTCCCTTCCAGAGTTCTTCTG TGTTCGATAACACAGGTAGCACATACAGCGCTTCCAAGATCGTGAACAAGGCTTCAAGATATCAGTTAGACGTGGCTAAATATGAGGCGTACTCACCA GTCTTTATGCCCGTGACTTATGCGTTGAATATGTTTGGTCTATCCTTTGCAACCCTAACCTCGCTTGTGGTCTGGATGTTTCTCGAGAAGCGACAAGAGATTGCGGACGCCATGCGCCGGGTACAGCACAAATTCGTAACGGGCAATCTAAAAGAGATTTTTGCCCCAGACAATTCACCCAATGCAGAAGTGCCAATGTGGTGGTACCTTTGTACCACATTGTTGGCGTTGTTTCTCGCCATTTTTTCCGTAGAGTATTGGGATGTAGAGCTGCGTTGGTACGGTGCATTGCTGGCGTGTGCTGTTgctctgtctttcttctctccg CTTGCCCTGGTCTACGCAACGGCGAACCAGAAAATCAACATCGACATCTTCTGCCGGATTGTAGCCGGCTTTGTCTTCGAGGGCCGTGTACTCGCTAACATTTGGTTCTTCAACCTCGGATACGTGACAACAATCAAGGGTCTCTACTTCTGCCAGGATATGAAATTAGGAATCTATTTCAAC ATCCCGCCACGAAAACTCTTCATTGCACAATGCGGAGGTATAATAGCCGGCACATTAAGCAGCGTAAGCGTCCTCAACTGGGGCCTGGGCAACATCGAAGGCGTCTGCACAACCGACGCAGTGAACGGATTCAGCTGTCCGTTCTCCCGGACACATTTTAACACAAGTCTGATCTGGGGTGCTATCGGACCGCGtcgcttcttcaacaacaagatCGGATATCACTCACTGCTATACTTCTTTATCATCGGCGCTGTCCTTCCCGTTATAGTGTTCATCGCTAGACGTCGGTATCCGAAGAACGTTATCTTACAGAAATTCCACGTTCCCCTATTCCTTGGCGGACTGAACTATCTCCCGCCTGCCACGGGAACGACATATGGAAGTTGGGCTCTTGTGGGATTGGCCTTTGGATGGATTATAAGGAAGCGTCTGTATGCGTGGTGGTATAAGTATAATTTTGTTCTGAGCGCTGCCTTGGATTCCTCCGTTTCTGTGGCGGGAGTTGTCATCTTCTTTgctatctttttctctgggGCTTCGTCGCATTTCAGTTGGTGGGGGACAAAGGTTTATAAG GATACGTGTGATTGGA